A DNA window from Candidatus Zixiibacteriota bacterium contains the following coding sequences:
- a CDS encoding PBP1A family penicillin-binding protein, with the protein MAWFNTDNQPLSKDGRRWRTSLVTLIGLIAILVVLIGVRTYRVYQSELPSFEQLHNIEPSLATRVYDRNGVLLKEFYSENRALTPFSEIPRPLIDMLMATEDQEFYSHWGINFRRALIVAATNLLHLELKAGASTITQQLSRMLFLTQKKTFERKIKEALTAIKLERTYSKDEILEMYLNQYYFSRGAYGIAAASHLFFNKRPRELSLDECAILIGMLKGPNINSPVNNPEKAFKARNRVLYSYYEWGGISEPQYDSLKELAVRVTPPSEREGIAPYFTEWIRQHLLEKYGESVLYSGGLRVYTSLDASLQRVAEEAVNRKIDSLRSQTIKQHGSRSPDYTYYLPDTLDSFGRPIRVSKLVQGAFVAIDNATGDVLSMVGGRSFEESEFNRAVQALRQPGSSFKPFVYTACIDNGYKTTDIVDDNPLVLDIPGSKQWRPHNFDDQFLGPITIRDALRLSRNLATIRLLLKVTPDQAIFYARKMGITTPLPAVPSLAIGVGEVRLVELVSALSTFPDKGIHIPYRSIHRIVDRYGKVLEDNSAVRKEEVLSAQTAFLMVDIMRSVVDAGTGQRARWMGFTRPAGGKTGTSDNFCDNWFVGYTPQITAGVWVGFDDKTSLGGGEDGARNAVPVWTEYMLKAHDSLPVEDFEEPEGIVHLDVCTESGELATDRCRNVRTDVFAEGNQPTVACHLHPSRGMYRLSDRYRRARQADSLNERGHF; encoded by the coding sequence ATGGCATGGTTCAATACGGACAATCAACCGCTCTCCAAGGATGGTCGGAGATGGCGGACCTCACTGGTCACGCTGATCGGGTTGATCGCCATCCTGGTGGTTCTCATCGGCGTGCGAACGTACCGGGTCTATCAGTCCGAGCTGCCGTCTTTTGAGCAACTCCATAATATCGAACCGAGTCTGGCCACGCGGGTGTATGACCGCAACGGCGTTCTCCTGAAGGAGTTCTACAGCGAAAACCGGGCATTGACGCCATTCAGTGAGATCCCGCGCCCGCTTATCGACATGCTGATGGCGACTGAGGACCAGGAGTTCTACAGCCACTGGGGAATCAACTTCCGTCGGGCATTGATCGTAGCCGCAACAAATCTTCTGCATCTTGAGCTTAAGGCGGGCGCCTCGACCATCACCCAGCAGTTGTCGCGTATGCTGTTTCTGACACAGAAGAAGACATTCGAGCGAAAGATCAAGGAAGCGCTGACCGCCATCAAACTGGAGCGCACGTATTCCAAGGATGAGATACTCGAAATGTATCTCAACCAGTATTACTTCAGCCGTGGCGCTTACGGTATAGCGGCGGCATCTCACCTGTTTTTCAACAAGCGACCGCGTGAACTGAGTCTCGACGAGTGCGCCATTCTGATCGGCATGTTGAAGGGGCCTAATATCAATTCACCGGTCAATAATCCCGAAAAGGCTTTCAAGGCCCGCAACCGAGTTCTGTATAGTTATTACGAGTGGGGTGGTATCAGCGAACCGCAGTATGATTCCTTGAAGGAACTCGCTGTCAGAGTGACGCCGCCATCGGAGCGCGAGGGGATCGCTCCCTATTTTACGGAGTGGATCCGGCAGCATCTGCTCGAGAAGTACGGCGAGTCGGTTCTGTACTCGGGGGGTCTCCGAGTCTACACCTCACTTGATGCGAGTCTCCAGCGGGTCGCCGAAGAGGCAGTGAACCGGAAAATTGATTCCCTGCGGTCCCAAACGATCAAACAACACGGCTCCCGTAGTCCCGATTACACGTATTACCTGCCGGACACTCTGGACAGTTTTGGGCGTCCCATTCGGGTCTCCAAGCTGGTTCAAGGCGCGTTCGTGGCGATAGACAATGCAACAGGTGACGTGTTGTCGATGGTGGGGGGGCGCTCGTTTGAGGAGTCCGAGTTCAACCGGGCTGTGCAGGCGCTCCGTCAGCCGGGATCATCGTTCAAGCCGTTCGTGTACACGGCCTGTATCGACAACGGTTACAAGACAACGGACATTGTCGACGACAACCCCCTGGTTCTGGATATTCCCGGCTCCAAGCAATGGCGGCCGCACAATTTCGACGATCAGTTCCTTGGTCCGATAACGATCAGGGACGCGTTGCGGCTATCGCGAAATCTGGCCACCATACGGTTGTTGTTGAAGGTGACGCCTGACCAGGCGATCTTCTATGCGCGCAAAATGGGGATAACGACGCCGCTACCCGCGGTGCCGTCGCTTGCCATCGGGGTCGGCGAAGTACGTCTTGTTGAATTGGTTTCCGCGCTCTCGACCTTCCCGGACAAAGGAATACATATTCCTTACCGGTCGATCCACAGGATCGTGGATCGATACGGCAAGGTCCTTGAGGACAATTCGGCAGTGCGAAAAGAAGAGGTGCTGTCGGCGCAGACGGCATTCCTGATGGTTGACATCATGCGGTCCGTGGTGGATGCCGGTACCGGCCAGCGGGCGCGATGGATGGGGTTCACGCGACCGGCCGGCGGCAAGACCGGAACCTCGGACAATTTCTGCGACAACTGGTTTGTCGGCTACACGCCCCAGATCACGGCGGGCGTGTGGGTCGGGTTCGACGACAAGACATCTCTCGGTGGCGGCGAGGATGGCGCTCGCAACGCCGTGCCGGTCTGGACAGAATATATGCTCAAGGCGCACGACTCGCTGCCGGTGGAAGATTTCGAAGAACCGGAGGGGATTGTCCATCTCGATGTATGCACGGAGTCCGGTGAGTTGGCTACCGATCGCTGTCGAAACGTGCGCACCGATGTGTTCGCCGAGGGTAACCAGCCGACAGTCGCCTGTCATCTTCATCCGTCGCGAGGCATGTACCGTCTTTCGGATCGCTACCGGCGGGCACGTCAGGCCGACAGCCTGAACGAGCGCGGCCACTTCTAA
- a CDS encoding radical SAM protein: MPRQQGPSVLLTYPSMFYYPESMHSDEVKASQLVLASYLAQFFPVEYMDLEVSIGRPTSAVQIKRFERRVHEILQRDFDVLAISCWTSLCYKAAMSVARIARELHPDRLIVVGGYHPTARPDDFVTADNLFDYVVRGEGELALRDIVQSFSTQGRPAATTTVIGPTVYPEQFPAVDWDIIDGLMKTEVPGQMNTLTIYLSRGCPFECSFCMESLKDHCWRPLSPSVAVTQIREVIRRYNPAAVGLGDACFGVRPEWRKEFLSRLADLHPTCYILFETRPEFLDHDDIEVLSGLKAEVQFGVESCSPMMLRIMNKSKQPEKFLDKFRQVSHLLSEREVVHGANLIFNHPGETQRTLEETFDFVDAELDRGPSSLIWTCHGYMHFPGSAVDREQAYFQKECGTQFLCGDWWYKDEDPFVSSRQVIPSSDLSGERVSLWREMFQERDARLRDALIPEAFRMAAATLYSNWMNDPRYTAPQVASFSNPVGSENITGFPSA; this comes from the coding sequence ATGCCCAGACAACAGGGTCCATCAGTCCTTCTGACATATCCCTCCATGTTTTACTATCCGGAGTCGATGCATAGCGATGAGGTGAAAGCATCGCAACTGGTGCTGGCATCATATCTGGCGCAGTTCTTCCCCGTCGAATATATGGATCTCGAAGTCAGCATCGGTCGCCCGACCAGCGCCGTACAGATCAAGCGGTTCGAGCGGCGTGTTCATGAGATTCTCCAGCGAGATTTTGATGTCCTCGCGATCTCATGCTGGACGAGTTTATGCTATAAAGCTGCGATGTCTGTGGCTCGCATCGCGCGAGAGTTGCATCCCGACCGCTTAATCGTGGTCGGCGGATATCATCCGACTGCTCGACCGGATGATTTCGTGACAGCCGACAATCTGTTTGACTACGTGGTGCGCGGCGAAGGGGAACTGGCGCTGCGTGATATCGTGCAATCGTTCTCCACACAGGGACGCCCAGCGGCAACAACGACGGTCATCGGTCCGACCGTGTACCCCGAACAGTTCCCTGCCGTCGACTGGGACATTATCGACGGTTTGATGAAAACCGAAGTCCCCGGGCAGATGAACACACTCACTATTTACCTTTCGCGCGGCTGTCCTTTCGAATGCTCCTTCTGTATGGAGAGCCTCAAAGATCATTGCTGGCGCCCGCTCTCCCCTTCAGTTGCAGTCACACAGATTCGAGAGGTTATCAGGCGCTATAATCCGGCAGCAGTCGGCCTGGGTGATGCCTGTTTTGGAGTTCGACCGGAATGGCGCAAAGAATTTCTCAGTCGCCTTGCCGATCTGCATCCGACATGTTACATCCTCTTTGAAACCCGTCCTGAGTTTCTGGACCACGACGACATTGAGGTGCTGTCGGGACTGAAAGCCGAAGTGCAGTTTGGTGTTGAGAGTTGTTCTCCGATGATGCTACGAATCATGAACAAGAGCAAGCAACCGGAGAAGTTTCTCGATAAGTTCCGCCAGGTGAGTCACCTCCTGTCGGAGCGTGAGGTGGTGCACGGAGCCAATTTGATCTTCAACCATCCCGGCGAGACACAGCGGACTCTGGAGGAAACGTTTGACTTCGTGGATGCCGAACTTGACCGCGGGCCATCATCGCTGATCTGGACATGTCATGGTTACATGCATTTTCCGGGGAGTGCAGTCGACCGTGAGCAGGCATATTTCCAAAAGGAGTGCGGTACTCAGTTCCTCTGCGGAGACTGGTGGTACAAAGATGAAGATCCGTTCGTCAGCAGCCGCCAGGTCATTCCCTCGAGTGATTTGTCCGGGGAGCGGGTCAGCTTGTGGCGAGAGATGTTCCAGGAGCGTGATGCCCGACTTCGCGACGCGCTCATTCCAGAGGCGTTTCGGATGGCGGCCGCTACATTATATTCGAACTGGATGAATGACCCCAGATACACTGCTCCCCAGGTCGCATCGTTTTCGAACCCGGTCGGGTCGGAAAACATTACTGGGTTCCCCTCGGCATAG
- a CDS encoding lipid II-degrading bacteriocin, whose amino-acid sequence MPNRRFIGKELDKTRQLDFEPRYYDRDIGRFLAPDPILSSASPYSYAEGNPVMFSDPTGFEYDAAWAAEYEKKAWWRYSIYDSPLGGGIEEDLAFQAELEQIYMATEIRSGIPHYATDDLSSVNVNDCGQSMGYLYSKYEDGELTDAWLEIGGWDVGHVPRQTIDKARYYGAVYASVTDEAMGFKPLKSAESRISAVQAFLHYLVGGGKDLSVPFKQLGAGNVEPTDFEAFKEAASNYDNGVYAFHAEMGFSPKGHGDYDTYLAFGDVRLELDGTLTVDETSVSFEGTITARDNYYDFNAASRGFPWEQLTTVGRNTPGTPYRVTFDGGRSVNWNGGR is encoded by the coding sequence GTGCCGAACCGGCGGTTTATTGGCAAGGAATTGGACAAGACGCGGCAGCTTGACTTTGAGCCGAGATACTACGATAGAGATATCGGCCGGTTCCTGGCACCGGACCCGATTCTGTCCAGTGCGTCGCCGTACAGCTATGCCGAGGGGAACCCAGTAATGTTTTCCGACCCGACCGGGTTCGAATACGATGCTGCCTGGGCAGCGGAATACGAGAAGAAAGCCTGGTGGCGCTATTCGATCTATGACAGTCCGCTTGGAGGTGGAATTGAGGAGGACTTAGCCTTTCAAGCGGAATTGGAGCAAATCTACATGGCAACTGAAATACGGTCTGGAATTCCTCATTACGCCACTGATGATTTGTCTTCTGTCAACGTGAACGATTGTGGCCAATCGATGGGCTATTTGTACAGCAAGTATGAGGACGGCGAACTGACAGACGCATGGTTAGAAATCGGCGGTTGGGACGTCGGACATGTTCCAAGACAGACAATCGACAAGGCTCGATACTACGGTGCAGTTTATGCGTCCGTAACAGATGAAGCTATGGGATTCAAACCTCTCAAGAGTGCAGAGTCGCGCATCAGTGCCGTGCAAGCGTTCTTACATTACTTAGTAGGTGGAGGAAAAGACCTGTCGGTCCCATTCAAACAGCTCGGCGCGGGCAACGTCGAACCAACAGACTTCGAGGCATTTAAAGAAGCAGCCTCGAATTACGATAACGGAGTGTATGCGTTCCATGCGGAAATGGGATTCAGCCCAAAGGGCCATGGTGACTACGATACATATCTTGCATTTGGAGATGTGAGGTTAGAACTGGATGGAACTCTCACAGTCGACGAAACGTCTGTTTCTTTCGAGGGTACCATTACCGCGAGGGACAATTACTATGATTTCAATGCGGCATCACGTGGCTTCCCTTGGGAGCAATTGACGACGGTAGGTCGTAATACCCCAGGAACTCCTTATCGGGTGACTTTTGACGGAGGGCGCTCGGTGAATTGGAACGGGGGACGATGA
- a CDS encoding RHS repeat-associated core domain-containing protein: MEFQYRSILDNLNDDGAAIPNVASRTTVFYPDGGIREYFFFYEDNREWAANRGSRQEAAGMLPSALFQRQSILGKDTICTGYDFGTSFYDTRGFSPASRIGRLDDSTWFYEWDSATYNSIIDSSFTVDTTAVFASLVAFAHEGVGYYKREFLYPMVPTSEKNLRSTLILNDSLHPNVQLLSITAPRSIQLFGPDWESTWLPYYYLCPWKLPCQPCDSCLPDNVDTIPFVKDSVEEWEYIPAWNLTLTKRTKHTVKNRDSVFAVYTEYVNDPTKHYQVSEITTYTAASPNERLTTKYRYDNPLGLLSAVISPTDDTLYYEYDSNGFLWKTVDSSLVDASHPAVETREYFSNGLLQSVTDLNGAATHYFYDHIGRDSVVRLPLESSFSTMKLYGLKDTITLWTRIDSTDTITSMTLADQYLRPRKSVLRVNDTLSIVDSVVYNSRGDLTRTSRARLQTDTAVWTDFAYDVRFRRYKASYPTGLWDSINFVDYFTTDRRNTRGQKTRVITDFFGNSVYSYLGDSTVGTGFVAIDTSTAVYDPFGNVLAATDFKGLTRTYTYDHWARQILKSDPDVGTTQTWYNKGGRIRFVRRNIETTCTYFKYDSDNRLLEEGTLSNPDTTRVNDRGYPGASDPKTVWATYRYDSYSTPSIAADTTGGLGYCKGRMTEVVDSSGYTYLYYDARGRIGLKTTWVKGLSASKKLSFTYYANDALKRVTYPNGTYTDYSYYQTGQLKGVSDIIDTGKILYEPWGAVKSIDFKNSLKTRYSYDDLGRANEVRNWTSWGRMFCRSYQFDSFGRLDTETDIDTTGAPTTYGIVRDYTHDYRGRLVGADLQDPNGAAPDRSLGYDYDVSNNFSKRTAVGVDSVRYLLSQGKNQDAEIKYYHGSVYYDSFLVNQYDARGRVTSVTKYAAWDQINWNRRTQYRYDHRNLLTTVLFELPSYSGGDGPDSVINLYNSSGEKVKQIYRYQVYIPPDTGGGGIEGLVPGGESALSIGDSQVESLSGPGGGGYWQNREEVRYYIWSGGQVVVELDNPVSVSQVNIYGLGRHLARRDYTLAVDSLDVLVTDYLGTVRSVVQATGNPGTSLLEYYPYGGHYSLTGSNVPNRRFIGKELDKTRQLDFGPRYYDKDIGRFLAPDPILSSASPYSYAEGNPVMFSDPTGFEYDAAWAAEYEKKAWWRYSIYDSPPRSSIEEDLAFEAQLEQTYLAAEIRSGIPIYGTNDISSENVNFSGDVEFDVRVEGTKDHETGEILDITRIAVFSGGKLIAEASQFLLDVATIHVTVMGMTSSWVTGVGPSEWHFNEKSPNTRQIQTTKGVRNARKEYYDEFGDGISIPKGTTLLKREYIPGDFDGLQFEGDEFLEATAMQNLTWHFVGSYSVTITPTDDGNSLEFDVYNETSMTSFTRYNTLIGIPSLPSYNRMTGIPTPGGTIREHFKWTEPIFR, from the coding sequence GTGGAATTTCAATATCGCAGCATTCTCGACAATCTCAATGACGACGGTGCAGCGATTCCGAACGTCGCTTCCAGGACGACAGTTTTCTATCCCGATGGTGGAATAAGAGAGTACTTCTTCTTTTATGAGGATAACCGTGAGTGGGCCGCCAACCGTGGTTCACGACAAGAAGCCGCGGGTATGTTGCCAAGCGCCCTGTTTCAGCGGCAGTCTATTCTCGGTAAGGATACGATCTGCACAGGTTACGATTTCGGAACCAGTTTCTATGATACTCGTGGTTTCTCTCCGGCTTCACGCATTGGAAGACTCGACGACTCGACCTGGTTCTATGAGTGGGATAGTGCGACGTATAACTCGATCATTGATTCAAGCTTTACCGTCGATACGACGGCCGTTTTTGCATCGCTTGTTGCGTTTGCACACGAGGGAGTCGGCTATTACAAGCGTGAGTTCCTCTATCCGATGGTTCCAACTTCTGAAAAGAACCTCAGATCGACATTGATCCTCAACGATTCCCTGCACCCCAATGTGCAGCTGTTGTCCATAACTGCGCCGAGGTCCATACAACTTTTCGGTCCCGACTGGGAAAGCACTTGGTTACCGTACTACTACCTCTGTCCATGGAAACTGCCGTGCCAACCATGCGATAGCTGCTTGCCGGACAATGTGGATACAATTCCGTTTGTCAAGGACAGCGTTGAAGAGTGGGAGTACATTCCTGCATGGAATCTCACGCTCACCAAGCGCACCAAGCACACGGTAAAGAACCGAGACAGCGTCTTTGCCGTATACACGGAGTACGTGAATGACCCGACCAAGCACTACCAGGTGAGTGAAATCACCACGTACACGGCTGCATCGCCAAACGAGCGATTGACGACTAAGTACCGATACGACAATCCTCTGGGGCTGTTGTCGGCCGTGATCAGTCCGACCGATGATACCCTGTACTATGAATATGACAGCAATGGCTTTCTCTGGAAGACCGTAGATTCCTCGCTGGTGGATGCCAGTCACCCAGCAGTGGAGACACGCGAATACTTCTCCAATGGACTATTGCAGTCGGTGACCGATCTGAACGGGGCCGCTACTCACTACTTCTACGATCACATCGGCAGAGATTCGGTCGTCCGCCTTCCACTTGAGAGTTCCTTTTCAACAATGAAGCTCTACGGCCTCAAGGATACGATAACGCTGTGGACGAGGATTGACAGTACCGACACCATCACGTCGATGACGTTGGCGGACCAGTACTTGCGCCCGAGGAAAAGCGTACTTCGCGTGAACGATACACTCTCCATCGTGGATTCCGTCGTGTACAATTCACGGGGTGATCTGACGAGGACGAGCCGCGCCCGATTGCAAACGGATACCGCAGTCTGGACGGATTTTGCGTACGACGTGCGATTTCGACGATATAAGGCATCGTACCCAACTGGTCTTTGGGATTCGATCAATTTCGTTGATTACTTCACGACCGATCGCCGGAACACTCGCGGGCAGAAGACGCGGGTAATAACCGACTTCTTCGGAAACAGTGTGTACAGCTACCTCGGAGACAGTACAGTGGGCACCGGGTTCGTGGCGATCGACACTTCTACTGCGGTCTATGACCCGTTTGGGAATGTCCTGGCGGCTACGGATTTCAAGGGTCTCACGCGCACCTATACCTACGACCACTGGGCTCGGCAGATTCTGAAATCTGATCCGGATGTCGGCACGACGCAAACCTGGTACAACAAGGGTGGCAGGATTCGATTTGTCAGGCGCAACATCGAAACGACGTGTACTTATTTCAAGTATGACAGCGACAACCGGTTGTTGGAAGAGGGCACTTTGAGCAATCCCGACACAACAAGGGTGAACGATCGCGGTTACCCCGGGGCTTCTGACCCCAAGACCGTGTGGGCGACTTATAGGTACGACTCCTATTCGACTCCAAGCATCGCCGCCGATACTACGGGAGGTCTTGGGTACTGCAAGGGACGCATGACCGAAGTGGTCGATTCTTCCGGCTACACCTACCTCTATTACGATGCTCGTGGTCGTATCGGCCTGAAAACCACTTGGGTGAAGGGTTTGTCTGCCTCCAAGAAGCTGAGCTTTACCTACTATGCCAACGATGCCCTCAAGCGGGTCACCTATCCCAACGGAACCTATACAGACTATTCTTATTACCAAACCGGCCAATTGAAGGGGGTCTCGGACATCATCGACACGGGCAAGATTCTGTACGAGCCATGGGGCGCGGTCAAGAGCATTGACTTCAAGAATAGCCTGAAAACCCGTTACAGCTATGACGATCTGGGCAGGGCGAATGAAGTGCGCAACTGGACCTCATGGGGGCGCATGTTCTGCCGATCCTATCAGTTCGACTCGTTCGGGCGTCTGGACACCGAGACAGACATCGACACGACCGGTGCTCCAACTACCTACGGGATCGTTCGGGACTACACCCACGATTACCGTGGCCGATTGGTCGGGGCCGATTTGCAGGACCCGAATGGCGCTGCACCCGATCGCAGTTTGGGTTATGACTACGACGTCAGCAACAACTTCTCTAAGAGGACGGCTGTTGGAGTTGATTCGGTGCGGTACCTTCTGAGTCAAGGGAAGAACCAGGACGCGGAGATCAAATACTACCACGGATCCGTGTATTATGATTCATTCCTGGTGAACCAATACGACGCCCGGGGACGTGTGACCTCTGTGACAAAATACGCAGCCTGGGATCAAATTAACTGGAACCGTCGGACCCAGTACCGATACGATCATCGCAACCTCCTGACGACCGTTCTGTTCGAGCTTCCGTCCTACTCCGGCGGCGACGGACCGGATTCGGTGATAAATCTGTATAATTCCAGTGGCGAGAAAGTGAAGCAGATTTACCGGTATCAGGTGTATATCCCCCCGGATACAGGCGGTGGTGGGATTGAGGGGCTGGTGCCGGGCGGCGAGTCCGCTCTTTCGATCGGTGACAGCCAGGTGGAAAGTCTCAGCGGCCCTGGCGGAGGTGGGTATTGGCAAAACCGCGAGGAAGTTCGATATTACATCTGGTCCGGCGGGCAGGTCGTGGTTGAACTGGACAATCCTGTCTCTGTGAGTCAGGTGAACATCTATGGTCTGGGACGTCATCTCGCCAGGCGTGACTACACACTGGCCGTGGACTCACTGGACGTGCTGGTGACCGATTACCTTGGAACAGTGAGATCGGTCGTGCAGGCTACTGGGAATCCGGGAACTTCCCTGTTGGAGTATTATCCGTATGGTGGGCATTACTCGCTGACCGGGTCGAACGTGCCGAACCGGCGGTTTATTGGCAAGGAGTTGGATAAGACGCGACAGCTCGACTTCGGGCCGAGATACTACGACAAGGATATCGGCCGGTTCCTGGCACCGGACCCGATTCTGTCCAGTGCGTCGCCGTACAGCTATGCCGAGGGGAACCCAGTAATGTTTTCCGACCCGACCGGGTTCGAATACGATGCTGCCTGGGCAGCGGAATACGAAAAGAAAGCCTGGTGGCGCTATTCGATCTATGACAGTCCGCCTAGAAGTTCAATTGAGGAGGACTTAGCCTTTGAGGCGCAATTGGAACAAACGTATTTAGCAGCCGAGATACGGTCTGGAATTCCGATCTATGGAACAAACGATATATCCTCTGAGAATGTGAATTTCTCTGGTGACGTAGAATTTGATGTGCGAGTCGAAGGCACGAAAGACCATGAAACAGGGGAGATACTCGATATTACTCGCATAGCAGTTTTTAGCGGAGGTAAGTTGATCGCGGAAGCGTCTCAATTTCTGTTGGATGTGGCGACAATTCATGTTACGGTTATGGGGATGACCTCATCGTGGGTCACTGGAGTAGGACCTTCGGAATGGCATTTCAATGAGAAGTCACCCAACACGCGACAGATACAAACCACAAAGGGAGTCCGAAACGCGCGCAAGGAATACTATGACGAGTTTGGTGACGGCATTTCGATCCCGAAAGGTACCACATTGCTGAAGAGAGAATATATCCCAGGCGATTTTGACGGCCTTCAATTTGAAGGTGACGAGTTTCTTGAGGCTACTGCGATGCAGAACCTAACGTGGCATTTCGTGGGAAGTTATTCTGTTACGATAACCCCAACGGATGATGGCAATTCGCTTGAGTTCGACGTCTACAATGAAACCAGTATGACATCATTTACCCGCTACAACACTCTCATTGGGATACCATCTCTACCGAGTTATAATCGAATGACCGGGATCCCGACTCCCGGTGGAACAATAAGGGAACACTTCAAATGGACAGAACCAATATTTCGGTGA
- a CDS encoding oligopeptide:H+ symporter: MRTDHNKHPRGFWFIFWGELAERASFYGMKGLLVLYMVDKLGFTDANSATVASFFTASCYILPIAGGYVADRWLGKFRTIIYFAIPYIFGHIVLGTFTTEVGLFTALALLAGGSGSIKPNISTLMGLMYQKEGKEHLMSRAFSWFYMAINIGAASTMTTLPFIRNHYGYAAAFMAPTILMVVSLGIFYIGKKYYPKEDVRAAARIPKTPEQRYDERTTLLRLSGLFVLIVFFWSIFDQSYSTWTLFARDYLSLDTPFGRIAPDAIQGLNPILIVVMTPLFAWLWTRLDERNGAKLSSPRKMMIGFVLVTACMAVMTVAGYYAASSRISILWEAGAYVLVTMGELCISVIGLQMAFEEAPAQMKSMITGIWLFVTFLGNLLAGLFARLYTQMTPGSYFAVMTLLIAAVGVAFFFVGRRFEHQAVVVNRKVPVATH, translated from the coding sequence ATGCGGACCGATCACAACAAACACCCACGCGGGTTCTGGTTTATCTTCTGGGGCGAGCTTGCCGAACGCGCCAGCTTCTACGGAATGAAAGGGCTCCTCGTGCTCTATATGGTCGACAAGCTGGGCTTCACTGATGCCAACAGCGCGACTGTCGCCTCGTTCTTCACTGCCTCGTGCTATATCCTGCCGATTGCAGGGGGCTACGTCGCCGACCGCTGGCTCGGGAAATTCCGTACCATCATCTATTTCGCCATCCCGTATATCTTCGGCCATATTGTCCTCGGCACATTCACCACTGAGGTTGGGTTGTTCACCGCCCTGGCCCTGTTGGCCGGTGGGTCCGGTTCCATCAAGCCCAACATAAGCACCCTCATGGGCCTGATGTACCAGAAGGAGGGGAAGGAACATCTGATGTCCCGCGCCTTTTCCTGGTTCTACATGGCCATAAACATCGGTGCGGCGTCCACGATGACCACCCTTCCATTCATTCGCAACCATTACGGTTACGCGGCCGCGTTCATGGCACCGACAATTCTTATGGTCGTGTCATTGGGGATATTCTACATCGGCAAGAAATACTACCCCAAAGAGGATGTTCGAGCGGCCGCCCGAATCCCAAAGACTCCCGAACAGCGTTATGACGAGCGCACCACGTTGTTGCGGTTGTCCGGCCTGTTCGTTCTCATTGTGTTCTTCTGGTCGATCTTCGATCAGTCATACTCCACCTGGACTCTGTTCGCACGCGATTATCTGAGCCTTGACACGCCATTTGGACGCATTGCGCCGGATGCCATTCAAGGGCTGAATCCCATACTCATCGTCGTAATGACTCCACTGTTCGCCTGGTTGTGGACCCGCCTCGACGAAAGGAATGGCGCCAAACTCTCCTCGCCCAGGAAGATGATGATCGGCTTCGTATTGGTGACCGCGTGCATGGCGGTGATGACTGTGGCCGGGTACTATGCGGCCTCATCGAGGATATCGATCCTGTGGGAGGCAGGCGCATACGTGCTGGTCACGATGGGGGAACTGTGCATCTCTGTTATCGGGTTGCAGATGGCCTTCGAGGAAGCGCCGGCGCAGATGAAATCGATGATCACTGGTATCTGGTTGTTCGTGACGTTCCTCGGCAATCTTCTGGCTGGCCTTTTTGCGCGCCTTTACACGCAAATGACTCCGGGAAGTTATTTCGCCGTGATGACACTCCTTATTGCGGCCGTAGGTGTGGCGTTCTTTTTCGTAGGTCGAAGGTTTGAGCATCAGGCGGTCGTGGTCAACCGGAAGGTGCCAGTAGCCACGCACTAA
- a CDS encoding STAS domain-containing protein yields MKVKDYLDGDVVTIELSGRILPCDELTSFHGRIHYYLNLNKKRYVIDLKGVDWMSSAGLGALITAYTSVTKAEGKLILTNITNIQNLLNITQLVRVFEIRDSKPEAMEAVKR; encoded by the coding sequence ATGAAAGTGAAAGACTATCTGGACGGCGATGTGGTGACTATCGAGCTCAGTGGCAGAATACTCCCGTGCGACGAGCTGACATCGTTTCACGGCCGCATTCATTACTACCTCAACTTGAACAAGAAGCGGTACGTGATCGACCTGAAGGGTGTAGATTGGATGAGCTCGGCCGGTCTTGGCGCGTTGATAACGGCGTATACATCGGTCACGAAAGCCGAAGGCAAACTGATTCTGACCAACATTACCAATATTCAGAATCTGCTGAATATCACTCAGCTGGTGCGGGTGTTTGAGATCAGGGACTCGAAGCCCGAAGCCATGGAGGCGGTCAAACGCTGA